A genomic segment from Nicotiana sylvestris chromosome 1, ASM39365v2, whole genome shotgun sequence encodes:
- the LOC138870272 gene encoding secreted RxLR effector protein 161-like translates to MDETGSPVNQTMYRGIIGSLLYLTTSRTDIVFSVGLCARFESNPKECHLKAAKWILRYLKGTQDLVLYYLSSDNFNVIGYADADYAGYLMDRKSTSGMTHFLGSCLISWGIRK, encoded by the coding sequence atggatgaaaccggatctcctgtgaatcaaacaatgtatagaggcattattgggtctctccTCTATCTCACTACTAGTCGAACTGATATTGTTTTTAGTGTGGGGTTGTGTGCAAGGTTTGAATCAAATCCTAAGGAATGtcacttgaaggctgccaaatGGATACTAAGATATCTCAAGGGAACACAAGATCTGGTGTTGTACTATTTATCAAGTGACAATTTTAATgtaattgggtatgctgatgcagATTATGCAGGTTATCTTATGGACAGaaaaagcacttctggaatgactcacttcttaggttcatgtcttatctcttggggAATAAGGAAGTAG